Genomic DNA from Rana temporaria chromosome 1, aRanTem1.1, whole genome shotgun sequence:
tctcttggtgtcaggaaaacttgtcagaagtggctCATGATGATCAGCGAGAAGGCGAAGGAATCGATCCATGCCGGAAGTTTATCATAGAGAATCCGGCGGGCCAGATGACCCCCGGACATCTCTATGATCCTTTGGTGGCCGGGTGCAACGTTATGGCGTCACGCCCAGcccctgcatttaaaaaaatgctgccGTCTCGGATGGAAAGCCaggattgttttatttttttcaggcttcccaacctagaggtgagatgtggggacttattgaccccagatcccgctgtaaagaggacctgtcatgcactattcctattacaatggatgtttacattccttgtactaggaataaaagtgataaaaaaaaagtaaaagtaaaaagaaagtgtcaaaatagaaaaatattaataaaagtaaaataaacaataaaaaaaaattaaagcgaccCCATCCCCACACGCAgaaactaatgccacgtacacacgatccgaaaatcggacgacagatcgtccgactttttccgtttactagtcgcaagtagacattgaataggttactaaagtcacgaaaattctcgtacgacagaaaaaaaaatcggaagtgatgtcatgtgttgtaatgtatttgtgttgtattttcgggCGACAACTTCACTgaccaaacgaaaatcgtacgatctggtattgtacgaggaaaattttcgtgcttgtccgataaaataatatcggatgaactgtcataatCAGCTCACGGAAttcctgtactaacgatccgattatcgtacgattcttcctcggacgacatttttcgtacaatattcggatcgtgtgtacgtggcattacacatatgtaagtcacgcccacatatgtaaacggtgttcaaaccacacatgtaaagtATTgccgcaaacgttagagcgagagcaataattctagctcaagACATttcctgtaactctaaacagataacctggaaaaaaaattaaagcgtcgcctatggagattttcaagtaccaaagtttggcgccactcCAGAAGTGTGTGCAATTTCAaagcgtggcatgttgggtatatatttacctcggcgtaacatcgtctttcacattatgggaaaaaaatttagctaactgtacttttttttttaatgcattttccaAAAGAAAATATGTTTGAGAAAtgactgcgcaaataccgtgcaaaaagttgcaacgaccaccattttattcccgtgcaagataaaaaagttgcaacgaccaccattttattccctgcggtctctgctaaaaaaaacatatataatgtttgggggttctgagtcattttctggcaaaaaaatgatgattggtTTACTTGttggagcgaagtgtcagaattggcctgggtagcaAAGGGTTAAGATAAGGAAGCACCTGCGTGTTACACACTATGGATGGTTATTTGGGTATTTAGCACACATGTTCCCTTAGGTAGTTCATAAGAAGACAAGCTTACACCAACCCCTGTTACAGTGAGCAAGTAGAGGACAAAGTCACCCAGCTAGAAGAGCTGCTCGTCATGTGACCAGGGAGGTTGTGCCAACGTCACTCTTCTCCAGGCGTCTTCCCAAACAACGCGCCTGCGCTCTGCCTACACACAGCCCGTGTTTAGCGTCCGGGTTGCTATGGTGACCCCAGTCGGGCTCTAGTGTTGTGTATGCGAGCGGTTTTGTGGAGCGGGACAGGTGAGAGTGCGGGAGGGGTGGTATGTCCGCAGCGGGCTCCTCATCTATCAGGAGGAAGGTGGGCGATGTGTATGGTGATCACAGTGCTCCTTGTGTCTTCTTTATATCGCACTCATCTGTGCTGTATTATACACATAGTAACCTGTCCAATCAAGATCTTGTCTTGTCTCCCTGTCTGTATTTCCCCTTCTGTGTAACTTTATAAAGAAAAGTGTTGTTTTCACGCTTTTGGTAATAGAGTGCAGactaatatatatactgtgtatctatctataaactgtatataatatagatacactatatatatatatatatatatatatatatatatatatatatatatatacacacacacacactcaccagCCTCTTTAATAGGTACATCCAGGACCAGGCATGTAAGACTGAGCAGCCAACTTTTCCAGGGATGGGGGGGTCGGTAGACATTTGCGGGGGTGGCTGGTGctccacactgtaatgtacaggggacactgtgatataaagggaacTGCATGGTAAAGGGGGACTGCaatgattacagtgcccctttacagtgcagtcccctttatattacagtgtcccagtcctattgtggccatacaatgctattactgtctgtctcctattgtgcccacactacccagtgacactgacctgctctctctctggtggtgcaggtacagcgtgtctctctctctctctctctctctggtggtgcggttacagcgtgtctctctctctctggtggtgcaggtacagcgtgtctctctctctctctctggtggtgtgggtacagcgtgtctctctctctctctctctggtggtgcggttacagcgtctctctctctctctctggtggtgcaggtacagcgtgtctctctctctctctctggtggtgcggttacagcgtgtgtctctctctctctctctctctggtggtgtgggtacagcatgtctctctctctggtggtgtgggtacaacgtggatctctctctctctgtaggtGTGattgcagcatggctctctctctctctctctctggtggtgtgggtacagcatgtctctctctctggtggtgtgggtacagcatgtctctctctctggtggtgtgggtacaacgtggatctctctctctctgtaggtGTGattgcagcatggctctctctctctctctctctggtagtgtgggtacagtgtggctctcttgcttgtggtgtgggtacagcatggctctctttagtggtgtgggtacagtgtggctctttctggtggtgcgatacagcgtgactctctctctggtggtgcgggtacaacgtggctctctctggtggtgcgggtacagcatggctctctctggtggtgcgattacagtgtggctctctctggtggtgcgggtacaatgtggctctctctggtggcgcggtaCAACAttactctctctggtggtgtgggtacagcgtggatctctctctctctggtggtgtgattgcagcatggctctctatctctttggtggtgtgggtacagcgtggctctctctgatggtgcagtacagcatggctctctctagTGGTGTGGGTGCAGTGTGGATCTCTCTCTGGTGGGGCAGTACagagtggctctctctggtggggcAGTACAGAGTGGCTCTCTCTGGAggtgtgggtacagtgttgctctctctctctggtggtgtgggtacagcgtggctctctctggtggtgctggcactattagttcccccagcacaacattactctctctggtggtgtgggtacagcgtggatctctctctctctgtatgtgTGATTgcagtacagcatggctctctctctggtggtgcggtacagtgtggctctctctggtggggcAGTACAGagtgtctctctctggtggtgtgggtacagcgtggctctctctggtggggcagtacagagtggctctctctggtggtgtgggtacagcgttgctctctctggtggtgtgggtacagcgtggctctctctggtggtgtgggtacagtgtgtctctctctctctgttggtgcggtacagtgtggctctctctggtggtgtgtgtacagcgttgctctctctctctggtggtgtgggtacagcgtggctctctctggtggtgctgggactATTagttcccccctctctttctttttccatgTCTCTTGTAGTAGCTGCTACAAGCACTACTAGGCTTGTTTCGGattttctctccctcccctcagcaGAATGCATGCTGGGGAGTGTAGTCTGCTCCCtgctgagaggaggagaagtCCCTAGGAGCAGAGGGCGGAACTGTCAGTGTcggctctgaggctgagctgtgcAAGAGaaagacacacagctcagcccataTAGCCGTTAGTTCTGCTGGAGAAGACACAGGCATGGCCACATTGTGGCAGGCGAGCGGCGGCCGCTCCTGCGGCCTGTTTTAACCCTTTTCCTTTGATCATCAATCTACCATAGAGCGGGCGGCCCCAGCTCACCGGACAAGTgtcggtctgccctatggccagtccgggcctgggtacacctgttcaattgctcagtaatacaaattgctaatcagccaatcacatggcatcaGCTTAatacatttaggcatctagacaaaCACTAttgactatattgtcaaaagtattggtccataggattcaatattgagttggcccaccctttgcagctaaacagcttcaactcttctgggaaggctgcccacaatgtttaggagtgtgtctatgagggaatgtttgaccattcttcccttATTTCCaatgaaggaaactcttaaggcatcagcataccaagacattttggacactttcatgctcccaactttgtgggaatagtttgaggatggccaattacaataaaatacaaaatatttgatGCACAATAAAAAGTAAAACTCTTAAAAACACAGTAGCATTCTGCACCACGTGTTAGTGAGCGAGGTGGTCCAAATATAATGGTAATATGTAAAATATGTTGTTGGATTACAGACTGAAAGCCTAAATTGATAGAGGGTCCCACCACCCCTTCACATTGAGCTACAGCTACACAACTTCTCTGTTTAATGGTTTTGcacgattctcctcttctctggtgCCCTGTCAGTGCTCCCGGCCTCTTGCCCCCGCTTAGTGCCCCATAGGATGCCACTTGCTATTTGGGCACTCCTGCAAGCTCTCTTCAGAGCCCTGCTCTGTGTCCATAAGATGCACAGAGCAAGGATCGGCCCAGCCCTCCGCTCCCTTTCTCACTGGCTGTGGCTCCCACTGCTCTGTCTTATAAGGAGGGAGAGAGCTCTCATGCACATCATTGCCTTGAGATTAGGTGAGTATTTATGGGGGCTTCTTGCAGTTTTTTTCTCTTAAAATCTAGTGTCCGTAATGTCGTAATTTACTGATTGaggcatttaaagcgggagttcacccataaaacaattttttcaaacaacccccttagatggatgctcattttgtctaggggaatcggctagttgttttaaaatatgagctgtacttaccattttcgagatgcatcttctccgtcgcttccgggtatgggtcttcgggagcgggcgttccttcttgattgacagtcttccgagaggcttccgacggttgcatccatcgcgtcactagtagccgaaagaagccgaacgtcggtgcagctctatactacgcctgcgcaccgacgttcggcttctttcggaaaatcgtgacgcgatggaagactgtcaatcaaaataggaacgcccagttccgcagcccatacccggaagtggcggagaagatgcatctcgtaaacggtaagtacagctcatattttaaaacaaccagccgattcccctagacaaaatgagcatccatctaaggggaaaaagtgttatgtacgggtgaacccccgctttaaggcattGTGTTTCTTTGTGGTTTCTTGCCCTTCACCAATTTGTATTTAAGTAAAACCATCTCTGTTGTATTTTACTTTTGTATGCATGTTCaaatttctatatttatttttttcagatggagCAGTCACTTACAATGCCTGACAAAGTAACTGGCACAGTAGACACACCAAGAACCAGTAATCTGAAATTTCTCAGAGCCAAAAGATTGAGttacttcaatggaaaaagttccCAAAGTTTGTTATCCAGTGCAGAAGAAACGCCACGTTCCCACAAAAAACATCAACCTACGAGAAGCCAAACACCACGAAGGTGTCTTTCTGCacctattttaaaacaaaaacagacTTCTAAAAAATGTGATATCCAAAAAAGTGACAATGCTGGGACCCAGACCACTCATGAAGAAACAATTCTGCAACCAGTAGAAGCAAGAACTGAAGTATCTACTAAGAATGAACTTCAAGAGACAGAATCAGCAAATAAAAGTACTGCAGAGCTTACAGTTCAACAACACCTGCCCCCAGCTCCAAGAGAAGTGGAGCCTAACTTGCAAACAGCATCAAAAAAGTCTGTTTCTGAATCATTTATTTCACATGGGGCACAACAAGGCCTAGATGAATTAATGATTGAGGAACGTCCTGATAATCAATATACTGCTTTACAAACAACATCAACAGAAACTAATAATACACCACTGAGTCAGCATAATGTGCAACCAGCACAAGAAAATGAAAGAGGCAAAGTAATTGGCACTCAAGATTTTCATCAAGAGTGCAAAGAAATGTCAATTATGATCTCTCCCTCTTACTATCCTATACTTGAAAAAGCAAAGACTAAGGTTCCTTTAATTCATAGTCAACTTAAATCGGAACCAGAGATGGAAACTAATATACACTCTACTCACCATAATCTTCAAGGTCAGCTTAAGCCAGAACCAGAGATGGAAACTAATGGACACTCTACTCACCATAGTCTTCAAAGTCAGCTTAAGTCAGAACCAGAGGTGGAAACCAGTGCACAGTCCACTCACCATAGTCTTCATAGTCACCTTAAACCAGAACCACAGGTGGAAACTAATAAACACGCTACTCACCATAGTCTTCAAAGTCAGCTTAAGTCAGCATCAGAGGTGGAAAATAATGGACACTCTACTTACCGTAAAACTCATAGTCAACTTAAGTCAGAGCCAGAGGTGGAAAATCATGGACACTCTACTTACCGTAAACCTCATAGTCACCTTAGGTCAGAACCAGAGGTGCAAAATCATGGACACTCTACTTACCTTAAAACTCATAGTCCACTTAAGTCAGAACCAGAGGTAGAAAATCATGGACACTCTACTCACCGTATTCTTCATAATCATCTTAAGTCAGAACCAGAGGTGGAAAATCATGAACACTCTACTTACCGTAAACCTCATAATCACCTTAAGTCAGAACCAGAGGTGGAAAATCATGGAAACTCTACTCACCGTATTCCTCATAGTCACCTTATTAAGTCAGAACAAGAGGTGGAAACATATGCACATGCTACTCACTTTACTGTTCACAATCACTTTACGTTAGAACCAGAGGTGGAAACTAACGGACATTCTACTTACCGGAGTCTTCTTAGAAGCAGCTTCGCTTCTGATTTAGACAAGGGTCTTTTGGACAATATATCTGTTCCAGAATCAGAAAAGCTTCAACATGTAATGACGTGGGCAAAAAAATTCCTGAACAAGTGCAATGTAGGAGATGGATTGCTTTTCTCTGATGCGGGAGATGATCTACAGTGTACTTTGGatgaaaaaaattcagcttttcaATCATATAAAATGCCCAGAGCAGTGGATAGGTCCATAGAAGTAAATGAGATTCTTAGAGACAGTACATTAAAGAAGGATGCAGAACTGGATTCTGAGAActgtaacatgaaaaaacaagCTCTTACTAATTATAGCATGAAAGAATCAAAGCAATCACGTATGTCAAAAAGTCCAAGAAACCTGTTAAAAATTaaatctgatgtttccaaaacAAAAGAAATGACACATGTCTTTTCTCCTAAATCGCAGACCTCTAACTACAGTGACAGAGCTATGTCACCTTCATCTGAAAGTGACCACAGAGATTATAAATATATCAAACATTTAAACAGCAAAAGCTATGATAATTTGCAAAATGAGTTTGATTTTAAGGAAAAAGATTGTAGTGATGATGAAGATTTATTTGGGAACCAGTGGAATTACAGCATGGGAAGCAGGGGAATTGCAGAATTAAATGATAAGGCAAAACATACATTTGTTATCAAAGAAGATGATACTAGCTCATCAGAGTCTGGCCTTGATACAGAAAGACTTAATACACTTTTGCAGAATCTTGAAACGCATCAGAAAGTAACAGAGCAGAAAACACATGTGTTAATAAAAGATGGATCAAGTACGGATAGAACATTCTTAGTAAGAAAGGATTCAGGTACTGGAGATGACACAGTGATATCTGCATCAAATAAGGCCCTTGGTAGGATACATTCTTCATCAAACAGAACCTACAAGGAACGGAATCTGTTAGAGGATTCAACACCAAGAACATACAGAGTGTGCACTGTGTGCAATTTTTGTAATACTACAAAAACAAGTTGGTGTGAAGAGTGTGGTTCAGTTTTAGTGAACGACAGGGGACCCAAACCAGACACTACAAATGATTTACTAAGGCCACCAACTGCACATGGACAACTCTTGGACGACGTTTTACGTTTTAGTGATGGGACATTTGAAGGTCTTGATAAAATGCCCACAGTGAACCAAATGGATAGAGAAGGGAAAACCAAAGTTTGTTGGGAAGACAACTCAGATGTAGTTTCTGACAGTGATGGCAGTGTACTTGAGAAGTATTTCCATTATGTGAAACAACTGGATATGATTAAAGTTCAAAATATGGAGAAACAAAGTCAATCTTTTCAAGGTGACCACTCTTGTGAAATATCTAGTGAAGATGAGTCTTACGAAGAGATACCCAAGCTTCAAATAAATAGTGGAATACATAATTATTACCCAACCAAGACAGATGCCACAAGCGATGGTGATGAAGATGGAATAGAGTTTTTACAAGAAAACAGCCATTCAGTGAAACCTTATACATCTCACCTTGATCAACCACAAAGGTCTAATAGACAATTTAGAGGATCCAATGAGAACAATTATGAGACTGTTTCCAAACTTAAGAATTCAATAGGTAAACCATAAGTTGATGATACTAGGTTTGATTTTATGAAGAAGAACAGGTAGAGGCTTTTCACCCTAAAAAGTTTATTTAATTTTGCAAGTACATTTTAGTATATACAGTGAGGCTGTGTTCATTTCGACTACCCAATCATGTGCGAGGGAAATAAATAAAGCAGGATTTTTGTTGGGGTATTCAAAATGGACACAGCTTCATCTTCATCTTATTCACTAACGTTTAGAACATACATTTTGCTAGGTGAAAAGCCTCTACTCCTATAATAATTCAgccgcaatgttttttttttatagttattcTTTATATAATTGAGACCAAGCTTGTAAGCTTAATTtttacatgtttattttattgtgctttACAATAAGTTTCCAATATCATACTTTGGTTTCAATCTATATATGAAAGCAGCAATAAAACTTATAACATAATTATTTTAAATGGCTATATTTCTAGGCACTGAGTGTTTTGATTGTACAGTAcattttatgtttaataaattaaatcaaacattttgttgttgaatgaTTGTGTTCTTCAGTTTATGTCATTTGGTATTAGTTTTAAGTGAACTGGTGATTAAATGGCACATGTAGCTTAAATAGTTTAGCATATTGAACTATAGGTAGACCTCAAGCACAatgaatatatattttaacttctaattattattattacacatttTAGATAGAAAGCAGCAAAACACCCCACACAAGTCATCAAAAGGCACTGGTCCTAAGAGGTATTGGGAGAAGTCCAGTATTGCATGGTCCTCATACACACATGGAGAGCTGAGACCAAGGTTTGCCTCTTTTTTTCTGTTCTAGTGCTAGCAAAAACCTTAGTCCTGACAACCAGTCAGATTTCAGTACTTGAAGACATGTCACTGAAAGATTCAGTCTGACTGGTTGCAATGAAATAGGATACAtcatacattttttctttaccCAACTAAAATAGACTGAAATGTATtgcatacactatatatatatatatatatatatatatatacacagtggggatcgaaagtttgggcaccccaggtaaaaatttgtattaatgtgcataacgaagccaaggaaagatggaaaaatctccaaaaggcatcaaattacagattagacattcttataatatgtcaaaaaaagttagattttatttccatcatttacactttcaaaattacagaaaacaagaaaatggcgtctggcccaaactttcgatccccactgtatatatatatatataatatatatatatatatatatatatatatataaacttaaaCTTGAACTTTATATATCCTACAGTATAtcctttgctaaaaaaacaacacTTGCCCCATTATGCGAGGACCACTGCTTCCAACAAGCGTTAGTTATCACCTACCCTCGAAAACCTTCTCTGATCATTGCATTGAGCTGTTCCATTGCCACATAACTGTTAATAACAGGATGCCATCATTGTGGTAATTTGATTGGTTCTGTCATTCCATCAGTAAAAGTTAAATTGGTTGGCAGCCTGACCCTTGCTGCTGGCTAGACAGGTTTAAAATAAACATCACTGTATGCCGAGCTACTTTGCATGGCATAACAATTTGCATGTTTGTAACTTTGTGATATGATGACATGGCACTGCAGCTTTCCCATAATAGTCTTATAGAACTATTTCTGCACAGCGTTGAAGTGTTGAAACTCTCTCTGTGTTTCTGTGCTCCATGTTATGGCTGTCTGCCTGTGGTCTTTCCTGCTATACCTCTGCAGTTATCCTT
This window encodes:
- the LOC120942662 gene encoding uncharacterized protein LOC120942662 isoform X1, encoding MEQSLTMPDKVTGTVDTPRTSNLKFLRAKRLSYFNGKSSQSLLSSAEETPRSHKKHQPTRSQTPRRCLSAPILKQKQTSKKCDIQKSDNAGTQTTHEETILQPVEARTEVSTKNELQETESANKSTAELTVQQHLPPAPREVEPNLQTASKKSVSESFISHGAQQGLDELMIEERPDNQYTALQTTSTETNNTPLSQHNVQPAQENERGKVIGTQDFHQECKEMSIMISPSYYPILEKAKTKVPLIHSQLKSEPEMETNIHSTHHNLQGQLKPEPEMETNGHSTHHSLQSQLKSEPEVETSAQSTHHSLHSHLKPEPQVETNKHATHHSLQSQLKSASEVENNGHSTYRKTHSQLKSEPEVENHGHSTYRKPHSHLRSEPEVQNHGHSTYLKTHSPLKSEPEVENHGHSTHRILHNHLKSEPEVENHEHSTYRKPHNHLKSEPEVENHGNSTHRIPHSHLIKSEQEVETYAHATHFTVHNHFTLEPEVETNGHSTYRSLLRSSFASDLDKGLLDNISVPESEKLQHVMTWAKKFLNKCNVGDGLLFSDAGDDLQCTLDEKNSAFQSYKMPRAVDRSIEVNEILRDSTLKKDAELDSENCNMKKQALTNYSMKESKQSRMSKSPRNLLKIKSDVSKTKEMTHVFSPKSQTSNYSDRAMSPSSESDHRDYKYIKHLNSKSYDNLQNEFDFKEKDCSDDEDLFGNQWNYSMGSRGIAELNDKAKHTFVIKEDDTSSSESGLDTERLNTLLQNLETHQKVTEQKTHVLIKDGSSTDRTFLVRKDSGTGDDTVISASNKALGRIHSSSNRTYKERNLLEDSTPRTYRVCTVCNFCNTTKTSWCEECGSVLVNDRGPKPDTTNDLLRPPTAHGQLLDDVLRFSDGTFEGLDKMPTVNQMDREGKTKVCWEDNSDVVSDSDGSVLEKYFHYVKQLDMIKVQNMEKQSQSFQGDHSCEISSEDESYEEIPKLQINSGIHNYYPTKTDATSDGDEDGIEFLQENSHSVKPYTSHLDQPQRSNRQFRGSNENNYETVSKLKNSIDRKQQNTPHKSSKGTGPKRYWEKSSIAWSSYTHGELRPRSQHSNQRPSSAETKRKNNQWQTGKASGLDYGMSSKMTAHIERKNTTSLTKADEYKSVAAAYMKTVNACK
- the LOC120942662 gene encoding uncharacterized protein LOC120942662 isoform X2 gives rise to the protein MEQSLTMPDKVTGTVDTPRTSNLKFLRAKRLSYFNGKSSQSLLSSAEETPRSHKKHQPTRSQTPRRCLSAPILKQKQTSKKCDIQKSDNAGTQTTHEETILQPVEARTEVSTKNELQETESANKSTAELTVQQHLPPAPREVEPNLQTASKKSVSESFISHGAQQGLDELMIEERPDNQYTALQTTSTETNNTPLSQHNVQPAQENERGKVIGTQDFHQECKEMSIMISPSYYPILEKAKTKVPLIHSQLKSEPEMETNIHSTHHNLQGQLKPEPEMETNGHSTHHSLQSQLKSEPEVETSAQSTHHSLHSHLKPEPQVETNKHATHHSLQSQLKSASEVENNGHSTYRKTHSQLKSEPEVENHGHSTYRKPHSHLRSEPEVQNHGHSTYLKTHSPLKSEPEVENHGHSTHRILHNHLKSEPEVENHEHSTYRKPHNHLKSEPEVENHGNSTHRIPHSHLIKSEQEVETYAHATHFTVHNHFTLEPEVETNGHSTYRSLLRSSFASDLDKGLLDNISVPESEKLQHVMTWAKKFLNKCNVGDGLLFSDAGDDLQCTLDEKNSAFQSYKMPRAVDRSIEVNEILRDSTLKKDAELDSENCNMKKQALTNYSMKESKQSRMSKSPRNLLKIKSDVSKTKEMTHVFSPKSQTSNYSDRAMSPSSESDHRDYKYIKHLNSKSYDNLQNEFDFKEKDCSDDEDLFGNQWNYSMGSRGIAELNDKAKHTFVIKEDDTSSSESGLDTERLNTLLQNLETHQKVTEQKTHVLIKDGSSTDRTFLVRKDSGTGDDTVISASNKALGRIHSSSNRTYKERNLLEDSTPRTYRVCTVCNFCNTTKTSWCEECGSVLVNDRGPKPDTTNDLLRPPTAHGQLLDDVLRFSDGTFEGLDKMPTVNQMDREGKTKVCWEDNSDVVSDSDGSVLEKYFHYVKQLDMIKVQNMEKQSQSFQGDHSCEISSEDESYEEIPKLQINSGIHNYYPTKTDATSDGDEDGIEFLQENSHSVKPYTSHLDQPQRSNRQFRGSNENNYETVSKLKNSIDRKQQNTPHKSSKGTGPKRYWEKSSIAWSSYTHGELRPRSQHSNQRPSSAETKRKNNQWQTGKASDYGMSSKMTAHIERKNTTSLTKADEYKSVAAAYMKTVNACK
- the LOC120942662 gene encoding uncharacterized protein LOC120942662 isoform X3 → MEQSLTMPDKVTGTVDTPRTSNLKFLRAKRLSYFNGKSSQSLLSSAEETPRSHKKHQPTRSQTPRRCLSAPILKQKQTSKKCDIQKSDNAGTQTTHEETILQPVEARTEVSTKNELQETESANKSTAELTVQQHLPPAPREVEPNLQTASKKSVSESFISHGAQQGLDELMIEERPDNQYTALQTTSTETNNTPLSQHNVQPAQENERGKVIGTQDFHQECKEMSIMISPSYYPILEKAKTKVPLIHSQLKSEPEMETNIHSTHHNLQGQLKPEPEMETNGHSTHHSLQSQLKSEPEVETSAQSTHHSLHSHLKPEPQVETNKHATHHSLQSQLKSASEVENHGHSTYRKPHSHLRSEPEVQNHGHSTYLKTHSPLKSEPEVENHGHSTHRILHNHLKSEPEVENHEHSTYRKPHNHLKSEPEVENHGNSTHRIPHSHLIKSEQEVETYAHATHFTVHNHFTLEPEVETNGHSTYRSLLRSSFASDLDKGLLDNISVPESEKLQHVMTWAKKFLNKCNVGDGLLFSDAGDDLQCTLDEKNSAFQSYKMPRAVDRSIEVNEILRDSTLKKDAELDSENCNMKKQALTNYSMKESKQSRMSKSPRNLLKIKSDVSKTKEMTHVFSPKSQTSNYSDRAMSPSSESDHRDYKYIKHLNSKSYDNLQNEFDFKEKDCSDDEDLFGNQWNYSMGSRGIAELNDKAKHTFVIKEDDTSSSESGLDTERLNTLLQNLETHQKVTEQKTHVLIKDGSSTDRTFLVRKDSGTGDDTVISASNKALGRIHSSSNRTYKERNLLEDSTPRTYRVCTVCNFCNTTKTSWCEECGSVLVNDRGPKPDTTNDLLRPPTAHGQLLDDVLRFSDGTFEGLDKMPTVNQMDREGKTKVCWEDNSDVVSDSDGSVLEKYFHYVKQLDMIKVQNMEKQSQSFQGDHSCEISSEDESYEEIPKLQINSGIHNYYPTKTDATSDGDEDGIEFLQENSHSVKPYTSHLDQPQRSNRQFRGSNENNYETVSKLKNSIDRKQQNTPHKSSKGTGPKRYWEKSSIAWSSYTHGELRPRSQHSNQRPSSAETKRKNNQWQTGKASGLDYGMSSKMTAHIERKNTTSLTKADEYKSVAAAYMKTVNACK